One genomic window of Capricornis sumatraensis isolate serow.1 chromosome 15, serow.2, whole genome shotgun sequence includes the following:
- the ACBD7 gene encoding acyl-CoA-binding domain-containing protein 7, with product MSLQADFDKAAKDVRKLKTRPDDEELKALYGLYKQSVIGDIDIECPALLDLKGKAKWEAWNLQKGLSKEDAMSAYISKAKELIEKYGI from the exons GCTGATTTTGACAAGGCGGCCAAAGACGTGAGGAAGCTGAAAACCAGGCCAGATGATGAGGAATTAAAAGCGCTCTATGGACTCTACAAACAGTCTGTAATTGGAGACATAGATATTG AGTGTCCAGCACTGTTAGATCTAAAAGGAAAGGCTAAGTGGGAAGCCTGGAACCTTCAAAAAG GATTATCAAAGGAAGATGCGATGAGTGCCTATATTTCTAAAGCAAAAGAGCTAATAGAAAAATACGGAATCTAG